CCCAGATACAGGATGGGATTCTATTGGAGATTATCCACAGGCACAAAAATTATCGGCTTTCTTAAACGCTTTAGACAGTAAAGATAAATTGACTAAAACCATTATTTACAACTTAAATCCAGCCGATAACGAAGTTATGGCCACTATGATTGGAAATTTCAACGACGGAAGTGTTCGCGGAAAAGTACAATTTGGATCAGGGTGGTGGTTCTTAGATCAAAAAGACGGAATGACAAAACAATTGAATGCGCTTTCAAACATGGGATTAATCAGCTGTTTTGTGGGAATGTTGACTGATTCAAGAAGTTTCTTGTCATTTCCGAGACACGAATATTTCAGAAGAATTTTATGTAATCTTTTGGGAGACGAGATCAAAAGAGGAGAACTTCCAAACGATATGGAATGGATTGGAAAATTAGTTTCAGACATCTCATACAATAACGCAAAAGAGTATTTCAAATTCTAATTTTTTCAACCATTAAGATATTAAGAAAATTAAGTTTTTGGGTTTAAATAGTTACTTAATAATAGAAAGATAATTAAGCGGGGATGCTTAATAAACTTAACTTTTACTCACAAAGAAAACATAAAGTAAAGCTTAATTTTCTTAATGTCTTAATGGTAAAATTAAAAATAAAAAAAATGAGTAAAGTAGTTGCATTTGGAGAAATCATGCTGCGTTTATCGACAGAAAGACATTTACGTTTTTCGCAATCTACAGCATTTGGTGCTACATACGGAGGCGGAGAATTTAATGTATGCGTGTCACTGGCAAATTACGGTTTAAACGCTGAATTTGTAACAAGATTACCTCAAAACGAAATTGGTTTATCGGCATTGAAAGAAATGCGAAAAATGAATGTCGAATGTAAAAATATAGTATACGGAGGCGAGCGTTTAGGAATTTATTTTCTTGAAACCGGAGCTGGAACACGCGGCAGTAATGTAGTGTACGATCGTGCGCATAGTGCGATGGCAACTATTGAAAAAGGCCAAATTGACTGGGAAAAAGTCCTGGAAGGAGCCGAGTGGTTTCACTGGAGCGGAATTACTCCGGCAATTTCTCAAACCGCAGCTGAAGCCTGTTTGGAAGCCATTAAAGTCGCTCATAAATTAGGAATTAAAATATCATGCGATTTAAATTACAGATCAAAACTTTGGCAGTATGGTAAAACTCCAAGTGAGGTTATGCCAGAGATGTTAAAATACAGTAATGTGATTTTAGGAGATATCGATACAGCTTATTTTATGCTGGGAATCCCGAAAGTAAATCCGAATTATCAGGATGAAAAAACACTTCCGGTTTTATATGAAAAACTGTTTGAGTTAATTCCAAATTTAAAAATTGCAGCGACTACGCTTCGTTATTCAGTAAGTGCCTCTCACCAAAGAATTGGCGGCGTTTTGTTTGATGGAAAAACACTTTATCAAGCAGCGGTAAAAGAAGTTACTCCAGTAGTTGATCGAGTAGGAAGTGGAGATGCTTTTATGGGCGGATTAATTTACGGATTGTTAGAATATCAAAATAATAACCAGAGAGCTTTAGATTTTGCAGTAGCGGCTTGTTGTTTAAAACACACTATTGCAGGGGATTATAATCTGGTTACTTTAAAAGAAGTTGAAAATATGATTGATGGCGATGGTTCTGCATTGGTATCAAGATAATTTAATAAAAACATGGCAAAATATTCAAGAATAGAAGTAGCACAGACAATGAAAGATAATGGAATGGTTCCGTTGTTTTTTCATTCTGATATTGAATTAAGTAAGAAGGTTTTAAAAGCGTGCTATGACGGAGGTTCCAGATTAATGGAATTTACAAGCAGAGGTGACTTTGCACACGAAGTTTTCGCTGCTTTAAACAAATATGCTCTGGCTGAATTGCCGGGAATGATTTTAGGTGTTGGTTCTGTTACAGATGCGGCATCGGCTTCATTATACATGAGTTTAGGAGCAAATTTTATCGTAACTCCAGTTTTTAGAGAAGATATTGCAATTGCCTGCAACCGTCGTAAAGTATTGTGGTCACCAGGCTGTGGAACTTTATCTGAAATTGCAAGAGCAGAAGAATTAGGATGCGAAATTGTAAAATTATTCCCTGCTGACACTTATGGACCAGAATTTATTAAAGCCATAAAAGGACCTTGCCCGTGGACAAACATTATGCCTACTGGCGGTGTTTACCCAACAGAAGAAAGTTTAAGTTCATGGCTGAATGCTGGAGCGACCTGCGTTGGTTTGGGTTCACAGTTAATTTCAAAAGATATATTAGAAAATAAAGATTTCAATGGCCTAACTGCTAAAGTAAGTCAGGTTTTGGATATCATAAAAAATATAAGAAAATAAATAAGGAGTAATCATGCCAATTCCTTATTTAGATGCGTTTTTTTTAGATTTTAGAGATTGTAATTGAACATTACGCTTGCGGAGCAGATTTTGTCACTCCTCACAGCAAACTTTGTCCTTATACAGGTGTAATGTTTCATTTACAATGTATCCGAATTAATAAAAGATAATAAGGGAAAGAAGTGGTTATTTAAAACACTTTAATCAAGAAATAATGGAAAAAATAAACAGATCAAATTCAGAGTTTTCAAACAAACTTCCTATAAAAATTGTCCAATTTGGAGAAGGAAACTTCTTAAGAGCCTTTGTTGAATATGCCATCCAAAAATTAAATCAAAAAGCTTATTTTAATGCTGGAATTGCGGTGGTTCAGCCTATCGATAAAGGTTTGGTGAACATGATTAATGCGCAAGACGGATTGTATACTCTTTTTATGAAAGGAGTAAAAAAAGGAGAAGAAATTCAGGAAAAAGAATTAATAACGAATATTGTTAAAGCTGTTGATCCATACGCTTCTTTCCAAGAATATTTAGCTTTGGCTAAAGAAGAAGAATTAGCTTTTATTATTTCAAATACAACAGAAGCAGGTATTGAATACATTGCTTCAGATACAGTAACAATGCAGCCTCCGGTTTCATTTCCGGCAAAATTAACCGTACTTTTATACGAGAGATTTAAGCACTTTAAAGGCGCTTCAGATAAAGGATTAACCATCATTCCATGTGAATTAATCAATTATAACTCAGATACTTTAAAAGAAGTTATTTTGAAATACTGTGTAGACTGGAAATTGGAACAAGAATTTGTTTCGTGGTTGTTAAATGACTGTTCTTTCCATAATACATTGGTTGACAGAATTGTTCCTGGATATCCAAAAGATCAAATCGAAGAATACAACAGACAGTTAGAATATAAAGATGATTTAATCGTAAGTGCCGAAACGTTCTTTTTATGGGTAATTGAAGGTGATGATGAATTGAAAGCAAAACTTCCGTTTCACAAAACTGATTTAGATGTTAAAATCGTTGAAGATATGCAGCCATATCGTACACGTAAAGTAAGAATCTTAAACGGAGCACATACCGCAATGGTGCCGTTTTCATTGCTTTATGGAAACGAAACTGTAAAAGAAACTGTTGATAATCCGTTTACGGGAGAATTTATCAATAAAGCGGTTTTTGAAGAAATCAACGAAACTTTAAACATGGACAAAGAAGAACTGGCAAGTTTCTCTGAAGAAATTTTAGACCGTTTCAGAAATCCATTTATCAAACATTTATTATCATCGATCGCTTTAAATTCAATTTCTAAATTTAAAGTTCGTGTATTGCCAAGTTTAACAGGATATGTTGATGTTCATGGTAAACTTCCCGTTCACTTAACTTTCGCTTTCGCAGCCTTGATCCGTTTTTACAAAGGAACTTGGAACGGACAAGCTTTACCAGTCAACGACAGCGAAGATATTGTAACATTCTTTGATGGTTTATGGAAATCAGATGACTATGAAAAAATCGCCAGACTTACTTTGCAAAACAAAAATTTCTGGGATGAAGATTTAACGGAAATTCCTTCGTTAACAAAAGCAATTACAATTGCTTTAGAAGAAATTGATGCAAACGGTGTTGAAGCTGGTTTTGCTAAGTTTCAGGAAAGAATAAAATAAAAAAGATAAAAAAACAAAGAACAAAGGTTGATTATGGCAGCGCAGAAAAAATTAATAAAAGTACATCCAACGGATAATGTTGCGGTGGCTTTGGTAAACCTTACAGCAGGCGAGGTAATTGATTTCGAAGGAGAGTCAGTTACAATTGAGTCTGATGTAAAAATGAAACATAAGATTGCGATGGTTCCTTTTAATATAGGAGACAGAATCATTATGTATGGTGTTTTGGTTGGAAAAGCAAGCGCCAGAATTGAAAGAGGTGGACTTCTTTCTACAGAAAATGTAAAACACGAAAGTGATAAAGTTACTGGCAAAACAGAAACTATTGGCTGGACGGCTCCAAATGTAGACAAGTGGAAAGACAGAACATGGCAGGGATATCATAGAGAAGACGGACAGGTAGGAACAGAAAACGTTTGGCTATTCTTCCCATTAGTTTTCTGTGAAAACAGAAATATCGAAATCCTAAAAGATATTTTTGAGAAAGAATTAATGAAACCAAAAGAGAACGATTACCAGTTATTGCTTCGTTCTTTGGTAAAATCAGAAACTGGAGGAGCAGGAAATGAAGCAGCATCAAATGATGCTAATTTATTCAACAATATTGAAGTAAAATTCATTACACATCAAGGTGGTTGTGGAGGTATTCGTCAGGATTCTCATAGTTTGGCTAAATTATTAGCGGGTTATGTAAACAATCCAAATGTTGCGGGAGCAACTGTGTTAAGTTTAGGATGCCAAAATCTTCAAATTTCGATTTTCAAAGATGCTCTTAATGCGATTAATCCAAACAGTAAAAAGCCTGTTTTGATTTACGATCAGCAATCTATAGGAACTATCGAAACAATGCTTAGCAGTGTTGTAAAAGATACTTTTGAAGCGATTAAAAAAGCAAACGAAATTAAGAGAGAACCAGCTCCATTATCTAAATTAAGAATTGGTTTAGAGTGCGGTGGATCTGATGGATTCTCTGGTATTTCGGCAAACCCAACATTGGGAGTAACTTCAGATTTATTGGCTGCTTTAGGAGGAACAACTATTCTTTCTGAGTTCCCTGAATTATGTGGAGTAGAGCAGGAATTAGTAAACCGTTGCGTAGAAGACGAAAGCGGAAAACGTTTCTTGGATTTAATGCAATGGTATGAAAAAACAGTTGTAGACGCTGGTTCGGGATTTGATATGAATCCATCTCCGGGTAACATTAAAGACGGTTTGATTACAGATGCAATGAAATCTGCAGGAGCTGCTAAAAAAGGAGGAACATCTCCAATTACAGGAGTTTTTGATTATGGAGAATACATTACAAAACCTGGTTTAACTTTGCTTTGTACGCCAGGAAACGACGTTGAATGTACAACAGCAATGGTGGGATCAGGAGCAAATATGGTATTGTTTACAACAGGTTTAGGAACGCCAACAGGAAATCCAATTGCACCGGTAGTTAAGATTTCATCTAACACACAATTAGCGAATAAAATGTCAGATATCATCGATATTGATACTGGTGGAATTATCACTGGGGAAAAATCGATTGAAGAAATGGCAGATGAAATGCTGGAATTTATTATTGATGTAGCAAGTGGTACGATCAAAACAAAAGCAGCGCTTTTAAATCAAAACGATTTTATTCCTTGGAAAAGAGGAGTTTCACTTTAATTTTTTTAGGTTCAAAGTTGCAAAGAGACAAAGCAACAAAGGTTTATATGAAGAGACGCACATTTGTGCGTCTTTTTTTTTGAACCATATAAGTGATATAAGTTCATTTTTTAGTTATAAAGTTGCAAAGAGACAAAGGTCTATATAGAAGACGCGCTGTTTTGCGCCTCTTGTTTTTGAGAAAGCTTCGAAGAAGCGAAATATTTATAGGTTGCAGAAAAATATGTCGCTCCGCTGGAGCTTTATGTTGAACCCTAATCTTTTGCTATAAATATTTCGCTTCTCCGAAGCTTGCATAAAAAAAAAGCCCATTCTAAAATGAGCTTATATGACTTATATGGTTTAATAAAAACGGTTTTAAAATACTTTTTTTTGGCTAGAAATTGGTTCTCGATGATGATTTACGGATATGTAATTCAGGTGCAAGAACGACCTTTTTCTCTATTTTAATCGTATCTGTTTTGTCTACTTGTTCAAGGAAAACACGAGCAGACATTTTTCCCATTTCAAGCGGTGACTGGTCTACAGAAGTGATTGATAATTCCATGAATTTGGTAAAAGGCTCATTACTGAAGCCAGCGACACAAAACTCATTCGGAATGCTGATATTTCTTTCTTTCAATTCCTGAATTGCGCCTAACGCAGCAAAATCACTAGATGAAAATATAGCATCTGGCGGCGTTTCTAACTGCAGTAGTTTATCTACAGCTTCTTTTCCAGCTTCTACGCTACTTTTAGTACGAATTACATATTCTTCTTTAAATTCAATTCCGTGGTCTAAAAGAGCCTGTTTGTATCCTAAAAACCTGTTTTTGAAGATTTCCAGCGACTGGTCTCCTGAGAAATGCGCGATATGTCGGCAGCCCTCATTAATTAAATGTTTGGTTGTTAAATAACCTCCTCTAAAATCATTTATAGTTACCGAGCTTACACCATCAATGTGTTTACTTCTATCAAAGAAAATAAGCGGTACATTTTTTTGTAATACATTTTGGAATGCTCCGTCATTTTCGTCGGTTACATCGGTTACAGACATAAGAATGCCGTCAACCTGTGCATCGATTAAAGTATATAAGTTTTCATTTTCTCTTTTCTTGCTCTCATGAGTCTGACAGATAATCACCTGATAACCATGAGGATGAAGTTCTTCTTCGATTCCTCTGATGACTGAAGCAAAAAAATTGCTGTCAATACGAGGAACGATCACTCCAATATTGTTACTACGACCGCTTTTTAATGCTAAAGCAAGTTTATTCTGCTTGTAGTTCATTGAGGCAGCGGTTTTAATAACCAATTCACGAGTACTCTCTTTGATCTTCGGATTGTTATTCAACGCTCTGGAAACAGTAGCTGCAGTGATATTTAGTTTTTCCGCAATATCATAAATGGTTACTTTTTCGCTCATTAAAAACGGTTTTACAAGTTAAATTCTTTGACAAAAATACATTTTTTTAATATAATCTAACATTTAATGTTATCGATTACCATAATTAAAAACTACATCGATTTAGATTTTACAATGATAATAAATTACAATAATTTTTGCATTAAATGTAATTATAATTCTTAATAAAAATTAAAAATACAATTTATTTCTAAATAAATTTGGTTGGTTAGAACATATTTTCTACTTTCGTGTAATCGATTACATAATTATTTATGTTTTCACCATGTTAAATCAGAAATTCAATTCTAATGAATCCAGATAAGGTTACAGCGTTTAAATCTATTGTTTCTGCTTGTGTAATGGTTGTTTTAACTATATCGTGCTCAAAAAAAACTACATCTGTTTCAGAATCTGATCCGTGGCGAAGAATGGAATTCATCATAAAAAACCTTCCAAAAACAAATTTTCAGGATAAAACATACAATATAGATGATTTTGGAGCGGTCGCTGATGGGAAAACATTAAACACTCAGGCATTCCAAAAAGCAATTCAAACCTGTGCATCAAATGGCGGAGGAAAAGTACTTGTCCCAAATGGAAAATATTTAACTGGGGCTATTCATTTAGAAAGTAACGTCAATCTTCATTTAGAAGATCAGGCTGAAATTCTTTTCAGTTTAAATCCGAAAGATTATCCAATTGTTCATACTTCTTGGGAGGGCACTGAAGTCATGAATTATTCTCCTTTGATTTATGCCAAAAATAAAACCAATGTTGCCATAACCGGAAAAGGAACTTTAAACGGTCAGGCCGACAACACCAATTGGTGGATTTGGTCTGGAGGAAAAAATTATGGCTGGAAAAAAGGAATTCCTTCCCAGAATGATCCACAGAATCGTGAAGTTTTGGTAGATATGGCTGAAAGAGGGACTCCAGTAAACGAAAGAGTTTTTGGTGAAGGAAGGTATTTGCGTCCTAATTTTATTGAATTTTTTGAATGCAATACTGTTTTGGTAAAAGACATAACAGTAATTAATGCTCCGTTTTGGATTCTACATCCAATAAAAACCAATAACATGATTATTGATGAAGTTACTGTAAACAGCCACGGACCAAACAATGATGGCTGTGATCCTGAATATTCTCAAAATATTATCATTAGAAACTGCACGTTCAATACTGGTGATGATTGTATAGCTATTAAAGCAGGACGTGATGCAGACGGAAGACGAGTAGCGATTTCAAGCAAAAATATTATTGTCCAAAACTGCAAAATGATTGATGGTCATGGCGGAGTGGTAATTGGAAGCGAAATTTCGGCAGGAGTAAACAATGTTTTTGTAGAAAACTGTGTAATGGACAGTCCAAATCTAGATCGCGCCATTCGTATTAAAACCAATTCAAAAAGGGGAGGAATTATCGAGGACGTTTTTGTAAGAAACCTTGAAGTAGGAACTGTAAAAGAATGTGTACTCAAACTTAATATGTTCTACAATGTTTACGGATCTCAAACGGGAAATTTTATTCCAACTATCAGAAACATACATCTTGAAAATGTAAATGTTAAAAACGGTGGTAAATACAGTATTTGGGCAGAAGGTTACGAGCAATCGCCAGTAGAAAATATAACACTAACGAATGTAAAAATAGAAAAAGTAGACTCCATCTACTTATTGAAAAATGTAAAGAATTTAAAATTTAATAATACCTATATCAATGGAAATAAAGTAAAATAGAAACTATAACTAATAATTTAACCAAACCACTTAAACCACTTAAACCACTTATGAAGATTAAACAACAATTAAAGAAAGTAAAATACAGTCTTGTATTTTTATTTTTTCTGAATTTTCTGCTGGGCCAGACTGCGAATGCTCAGTCTACCGCAATTGAAGGGAAAATTACAGATGCTACAGGATTATCACTGCCAGGGGTAAACATTCTGGAAAAGGGAACTCAAAATGGAACTTCAACTGATTTTGAGGGAAGTTTTAAAATTAATGTAACCAATAACAAAGCTGTTTTAGTAATCAGTTATTTGGGTTTTCAGACACAAGAAATAAGCGTTGCCGGAAAAACAAAAATTAATGTAAGTCTTGCCGAACAATCCAATTCACTAAACGAAGTAGTAGTGGTAGGATATGGTTCTGTAAAGAAAACCGATCTTACAGGTTCTGTAAGTACTATTAGTGCTGCAACAATTACAGAAAGAAATACCACCAGCGCACTCGAAGCAATTCAAGGAAGCACTCCCGGGGTTCAGATTTCGGCAAGTTCTGGTCGTGCAGGAGACGGATATAAAGTAGTAATTAGAGGAAATAACTCATTAGTAGGATCATCTCCATTATATGTGGTGGATGGCGTTCCTGTTGATAATATTGACTTTCTTAATCCACAGGATATTTCAAGAATGGATGTTTTAAAAGACGCTTCTTCAGCTGCTATATACGGTTCTCGTGGAGCAAGCGGTGTTATTATCGTAACCACAAAAAGCGGTGCCAATGTAAAATCAGGAATCAATGTAACTTTTGATTCTTCTTACGGAACAAAAACGGCAGCCAGAATGCCTAAAATGATGAGCGGAGAAGAATGGTGGAAATTTCATCAAGTGGCTTATATGAGTGCTACTCCAGCCACGCAAACCCCAGCGCAGCTTGCCGCTTTAGCAGGAAATCAAAGTCCGTTATTAGTGGCAAGAGCCAACAACGGTTATAGTTTTGACTGGGCAGATGCCGTTCTTAAACCTGGTATGACGCAGAACAACTATTTAAATGTTACAGGGCGTTCAGATTCTGGATTGAGTTATAACTTAGGATTTGGTGTTCAAAGTGACGAAGGACTTATCGACAATGATTCTACGGATAAATATTCTTTCAAACTCGGATTAAACCATAAAATCAACGACAAATTTACTACAGGAGCCAATATTACTGTTGCACGTGTAAATACACAATTTGGTAGTGATTTAGCGATGCAGGATGCCTTTAGATTAAGCCCGCTTATGTCGCCTTGGGCAATTGATGCTGACGGTAATGAAAAAGTTGGAACATTATTTTTCCTTCCTGGAAAATTAACTTATCCAAATGGTGCGTGGGCGATTAATAAAACAAGTACCGTAAATCCTTTAATGGAAATCGCAAATTCATCGCAAACAGAAAAAACATGGCAGACTGTTGGAAACGTCTTCTTTCAATATCAGCCTTTAAAATGGCTTTCATTCAAAACAACATTTGCAGGAGGTATTGAAAACACCGTTACAAGTGCTTCCTATACTGCACAAACCAATGCGGGTGTTACTTTAAACGGTAAAAACTCAGCATCAATTAAAAACTTCAATAACTTTAATTATACTTGGGATAACCAAATTGATTTAAAACATACTTTTAAAGAAGTCCACGATTTCAGTGTTTTATTATTGCAGAGTTTGTATTCAAATGTTGATGAAACTTCTTATTTGTATTCTAACAATCAGCCTTTTGATGTAGGATCGAATAATATGGGATCAGGAGTTCAAACAAGTTACAACATCAGTTCAGGATATCAAAAGAATACTTTAAGCTCTTATGCCGTTCGTTTAAATTATACTTTTAAAGACAAATACTTATTAACGGCTTCAACACGTTGGGACGGTTCGTCAGTATTATCAGCAGGAAATAAATGGCAGAGTTTTCCATCTGTAGCTTTAGGCTGGAAAATCAGTAAAGAATCTTTCTTGGCAAGCAGTTCTGTAGTTTCAGACTTAAAACTTCGTGCGAGTTTGGGGTATACAGGAAACGACAACGTTGCGCCTTACACTTCTCAGGCGTTGTTAAACCAGCAGACTTTTTATGCAAACGGAGCAAATGTGGTTTCGGGCTGGCAGTCTGAAAATTTAGCCAACCAAAATTTAACATGGGAAAAAACAAGAGAGTTAAACTTTGGTCTTGATTACGGATTTTTAAATAACAGAATTACAGGTAGTGTTGATGTTTACGACAGATTATCGGATAAATTAATTTACAAACAACAGTTACCAGCAGAAACTGGTTGGAAAAATACGTATGCCAATGTAGGTTCAGTGAGCAACAAAGGAGTTGAAGTATTATTAACCACCAAAAATATTAAAGGTGAAAAAGTAAATTGGGAAACTACTTTTACCTTCACTAAAAACGTGAACCGTTTAGAGTCAATTTACAATCAAGATAAGGTAAGTGATATCGGAAATAAATTGATTTTAGGAGCCGAGTTAAACCCAAATTACAACTACGTTTATGATGGTGTTTGGCAGGAAAGTGAAGCAGCGCAGGCAGCTTCTTACGGAATGGCTCCAGGACAGGCAAGACCAAAAGATTTAAACGGAGATGGTAAATTCAATCAAGACGATAGAACTGTAATAGGAAATGCAAATCCTGATTGGCAGGGAAGTTTGTATTCTAAATTAACCGTTGGCAGCTTTGATTTTAATTTCTCAGTTCTTACCAGCCAAGGGCAGACAGTTTTGAGTACATTTCACCAAAACTTTGCCGATGTAAGCGATAGAGGACGTCAGAAATTAGCAATGGATTATTTTATTCCAACAAACGGCGCGGGGATTGCAGCCAATGCCAACAATACAAACCCAAGACCAGGACCTGTAGCAACGGGTGCAGGAGCATATTGGACTTCTTTATTTGGGTATTACAGAGACGTTTCTTACGTGAAAATTAAAAATATATCTTTAGGATACACCTTGAACTCTGAATTATTGAAAAGACTTAAAATCAGTAATTTAAGAATTTATGTAAATGTTTTAGACCCATTTGTATTTACAGATTTTGATGGATATGACCCTGAATGGGCTGGTGCTGCTTTTGGTGTAAATCGTCCGGCATCAGTAACGACGCAGTTGGGATTAAGTGTTAAATTTTAATAAAGGTATAAAATGAAAAAGTTCATTATAGTATTAGGAATCATTGTGGGAACTTTAAGTTCTTGCAGCAATTACATTGAAGAGGAAAGTTTATCAAACGTTCCTGCAGATGGAACTTACAAAACAGCATCAGGTTTTCAATTGCTTGTCAATACAAACTATGCTTGGTTAAAAGGAATTTATGGAGGAAATCCATGGCTTTTTGAAGCGGGAACCGATATGTATGCCGAAGGAAGAACTCCAGAACCTGCAGGTTTGAGTCAGTATACCCTTTTAATTCCATCTTCAACAAATGTCGAAGACTTATACAATTCGTGCTATCAGCTGATTCAATCAGTCAATAAAACCGTTTATTATTCAGCAATTACTGAGCAAACAGCTAATTTGAACACATTGGTAGGAGAGGCAAGATTTTTAAGAGCAAATGCCTATTTTCTATTAGTTCAAACATACGGTGGTGTGCCCATTGTAAACGAAAATATTACAAGCCCAGTTTTATCATTCACCAGAAATACAGCCGAAGAAGTGTATACGCAAAT
This is a stretch of genomic DNA from Flavobacterium endoglycinae. It encodes these proteins:
- a CDS encoding LacI family DNA-binding transcriptional regulator is translated as MSEKVTIYDIAEKLNITAATVSRALNNNPKIKESTRELVIKTAASMNYKQNKLALALKSGRSNNIGVIVPRIDSNFFASVIRGIEEELHPHGYQVIICQTHESKKRENENLYTLIDAQVDGILMSVTDVTDENDGAFQNVLQKNVPLIFFDRSKHIDGVSSVTINDFRGGYLTTKHLINEGCRHIAHFSGDQSLEIFKNRFLGYKQALLDHGIEFKEEYVIRTKSSVEAGKEAVDKLLQLETPPDAIFSSSDFAALGAIQELKERNISIPNEFCVAGFSNEPFTKFMELSITSVDQSPLEMGKMSARVFLEQVDKTDTIKIEKKVVLAPELHIRKSSSRTNF
- a CDS encoding UxaA family hydrolase → MAAQKKLIKVHPTDNVAVALVNLTAGEVIDFEGESVTIESDVKMKHKIAMVPFNIGDRIIMYGVLVGKASARIERGGLLSTENVKHESDKVTGKTETIGWTAPNVDKWKDRTWQGYHREDGQVGTENVWLFFPLVFCENRNIEILKDIFEKELMKPKENDYQLLLRSLVKSETGGAGNEAASNDANLFNNIEVKFITHQGGCGGIRQDSHSLAKLLAGYVNNPNVAGATVLSLGCQNLQISIFKDALNAINPNSKKPVLIYDQQSIGTIETMLSSVVKDTFEAIKKANEIKREPAPLSKLRIGLECGGSDGFSGISANPTLGVTSDLLAALGGTTILSEFPELCGVEQELVNRCVEDESGKRFLDLMQWYEKTVVDAGSGFDMNPSPGNIKDGLITDAMKSAGAAKKGGTSPITGVFDYGEYITKPGLTLLCTPGNDVECTTAMVGSGANMVLFTTGLGTPTGNPIAPVVKISSNTQLANKMSDIIDIDTGGIITGEKSIEEMADEMLEFIIDVASGTIKTKAALLNQNDFIPWKRGVSL
- a CDS encoding tagaturonate reductase; translated protein: MEKINRSNSEFSNKLPIKIVQFGEGNFLRAFVEYAIQKLNQKAYFNAGIAVVQPIDKGLVNMINAQDGLYTLFMKGVKKGEEIQEKELITNIVKAVDPYASFQEYLALAKEEELAFIISNTTEAGIEYIASDTVTMQPPVSFPAKLTVLLYERFKHFKGASDKGLTIIPCELINYNSDTLKEVILKYCVDWKLEQEFVSWLLNDCSFHNTLVDRIVPGYPKDQIEEYNRQLEYKDDLIVSAETFFLWVIEGDDELKAKLPFHKTDLDVKIVEDMQPYRTRKVRILNGAHTAMVPFSLLYGNETVKETVDNPFTGEFINKAVFEEINETLNMDKEELASFSEEILDRFRNPFIKHLLSSIALNSISKFKVRVLPSLTGYVDVHGKLPVHLTFAFAALIRFYKGTWNGQALPVNDSEDIVTFFDGLWKSDDYEKIARLTLQNKNFWDEDLTEIPSLTKAITIALEEIDANGVEAGFAKFQERIK
- a CDS encoding glycoside hydrolase family 28 protein; this encodes MNPDKVTAFKSIVSACVMVVLTISCSKKTTSVSESDPWRRMEFIIKNLPKTNFQDKTYNIDDFGAVADGKTLNTQAFQKAIQTCASNGGGKVLVPNGKYLTGAIHLESNVNLHLEDQAEILFSLNPKDYPIVHTSWEGTEVMNYSPLIYAKNKTNVAITGKGTLNGQADNTNWWIWSGGKNYGWKKGIPSQNDPQNREVLVDMAERGTPVNERVFGEGRYLRPNFIEFFECNTVLVKDITVINAPFWILHPIKTNNMIIDEVTVNSHGPNNDGCDPEYSQNIIIRNCTFNTGDDCIAIKAGRDADGRRVAISSKNIIVQNCKMIDGHGGVVIGSEISAGVNNVFVENCVMDSPNLDRAIRIKTNSKRGGIIEDVFVRNLEVGTVKECVLKLNMFYNVYGSQTGNFIPTIRNIHLENVNVKNGGKYSIWAEGYEQSPVENITLTNVKIEKVDSIYLLKNVKNLKFNNTYINGNKVK
- a CDS encoding sugar kinase is translated as MSKVVAFGEIMLRLSTERHLRFSQSTAFGATYGGGEFNVCVSLANYGLNAEFVTRLPQNEIGLSALKEMRKMNVECKNIVYGGERLGIYFLETGAGTRGSNVVYDRAHSAMATIEKGQIDWEKVLEGAEWFHWSGITPAISQTAAEACLEAIKVAHKLGIKISCDLNYRSKLWQYGKTPSEVMPEMLKYSNVILGDIDTAYFMLGIPKVNPNYQDEKTLPVLYEKLFELIPNLKIAATTLRYSVSASHQRIGGVLFDGKTLYQAAVKEVTPVVDRVGSGDAFMGGLIYGLLEYQNNNQRALDFAVAACCLKHTIAGDYNLVTLKEVENMIDGDGSALVSR
- a CDS encoding bifunctional 4-hydroxy-2-oxoglutarate aldolase/2-dehydro-3-deoxy-phosphogluconate aldolase; translated protein: MAKYSRIEVAQTMKDNGMVPLFFHSDIELSKKVLKACYDGGSRLMEFTSRGDFAHEVFAALNKYALAELPGMILGVGSVTDAASASLYMSLGANFIVTPVFREDIAIACNRRKVLWSPGCGTLSEIARAEELGCEIVKLFPADTYGPEFIKAIKGPCPWTNIMPTGGVYPTEESLSSWLNAGATCVGLGSQLISKDILENKDFNGLTAKVSQVLDIIKNIRK